In the genome of Bacillota bacterium, one region contains:
- the phoU gene encoding phosphate signaling complex protein PhoU produces MKDVYGECPSFYDRAIEEIQEDLVDMAKQVSRSLALAMEALEKGNAGVAQGVIKADDNIDEVDHAIEMRALEVISLQQPTTTDLRVLASVLRIVKELERIGDYAVNIAQVAQKSEAQGWEAPPGKVLEMAEPVQGMFRDAMTAYIQSDLDLALQVAGADDRVDRYFYETQAEMVDVMKADPSRVEMASQMALVARYLERAADHSVNIAEMAHFKVTGERRPFMPKRARRVR; encoded by the coding sequence ATGAAGGACGTCTACGGGGAGTGCCCAAGTTTCTATGACAGGGCCATCGAAGAGATCCAAGAGGACCTCGTGGACATGGCCAAGCAGGTTTCCCGTTCTCTTGCCCTGGCCATGGAGGCCCTGGAGAAAGGGAACGCAGGCGTGGCTCAGGGTGTCATCAAGGCTGATGACAACATCGACGAGGTGGACCATGCCATAGAGATGAGGGCCCTGGAGGTAATATCCCTGCAGCAGCCTACTACCACGGACCTCAGGGTGCTGGCCTCGGTGCTTAGGATAGTGAAGGAACTGGAGCGCATTGGGGATTATGCCGTGAACATTGCCCAGGTTGCCCAGAAGAGCGAGGCCCAGGGCTGGGAGGCACCCCCGGGAAAGGTCTTGGAGATGGCTGAACCGGTCCAGGGGATGTTCCGGGACGCCATGACCGCCTACATCCAGAGTGACCTGGATCTTGCCCTTCAGGTCGCCGGGGCTGATGACAGGGTGGACCGGTACTTCTACGAGACCCAGGCCGAGATGGTGGATGTCATGAAGGCAGACCCTTCCCGGGTGGAGATGGCCTCCCAGATGGCTCTGGTTGCCAGGTACCTGGAGCGAGCTGCGGATCATTCGGTGAACATCGCGGAGATGGCACACTTTAAGGTCACTGGGGAACGCCGTCCCTTCATGCCGAAGAGGGCCCGGAGGGTGCGCTAG
- a CDS encoding D-Ala-D-Ala carboxypeptidase family metallohydrolase → MRILVEDLHVRLPEDQGKGYAGAATLGHPGEHGIHGALVYQGSLLSSKVAQGWPALRHTKARKDESLEIRPMWSLSPSRAALYRLLIQAGPLLVVKGRALRQHQGAISAHPQAIIPRVAVGVTDAEHVMVAARDSTIWGMACWMRDLGCVDAMAGPSGPAACFMVDGHKVYGDGSPTLGALAWTRHEILVSPGEALADPGLNYRLTQNFDAREFSCPHCSRVMLSKGFEDLVLRLQALRSDLGRPVIITSSYRCPEYNGTLPGAAKNSLHMKGMAADIRVPGMSIKELTRRAMPFFENGGIGVYQGHLHVDVGSKRRW, encoded by the coding sequence TTGAGAATACTGGTAGAAGACCTTCATGTAAGACTTCCGGAGGATCAGGGGAAAGGGTACGCCGGCGCAGCCACCCTGGGGCACCCCGGGGAGCACGGCATTCACGGCGCCTTGGTGTACCAGGGCTCCTTGCTGAGTTCCAAGGTGGCACAGGGCTGGCCGGCCCTGCGCCACACCAAGGCGCGGAAGGATGAGTCCCTGGAGATAAGGCCCATGTGGAGCCTTTCTCCATCCCGGGCTGCCCTCTACAGGCTTCTCATCCAAGCGGGCCCCCTCCTGGTGGTCAAGGGAAGGGCCCTCCGGCAGCACCAGGGGGCTATTAGCGCGCACCCCCAGGCCATAATCCCCCGGGTGGCCGTGGGTGTCACTGACGCTGAGCATGTCATGGTGGCCGCCCGCGACTCCACCATTTGGGGCATGGCCTGCTGGATGAGGGACCTCGGGTGCGTTGATGCCATGGCGGGTCCTTCGGGCCCCGCCGCCTGTTTTATGGTGGATGGCCATAAGGTCTACGGTGACGGAAGCCCCACGCTGGGAGCGCTTGCCTGGACGCGTCACGAGATCCTGGTGAGTCCGGGGGAAGCCCTCGCGGACCCGGGCCTTAACTACCGCCTCACTCAGAACTTCGATGCCAGGGAGTTCTCATGTCCCCACTGCTCCCGCGTGATGCTCTCCAAGGGGTTTGAGGACCTTGTCCTGCGCCTGCAAGCACTCCGCTCGGATCTTGGCCGTCCAGTCATCATCACCAGCAGCTACCGGTGCCCAGAGTACAACGGGACCCTTCCAGGCGCCGCCAAGAACTCCCTTCACATGAAGGGAATGGCCGCAGATATAAGGGTGCCGGGAATGAGCATTAAGGAACTCACCAGGAGGGCAATGCCCTTCTTCGAGAACGGCGGTATTGGAGTATACCAGGGTCACCTCCACGTTGACGTGGGCTCCAAGCGACGCTGGTAG